In the genome of Dioscorea cayenensis subsp. rotundata cultivar TDr96_F1 chromosome 1, TDr96_F1_v2_PseudoChromosome.rev07_lg8_w22 25.fasta, whole genome shotgun sequence, one region contains:
- the LOC120257966 gene encoding uncharacterized protein LOC120257966: protein MAENENMHGIDTSERKGKRQVKSSSKHVWNAQKDACLIDCLVRLAQSRQWKADNGQFRVGYLTQLEKWMHEKLHDYSIKGSPHIESRVKLWKRQYHAIQEMLGPNASGFGWNDNDKCITCDAVVFNDWVKSHLRLVSLRNKPFPFLEELRA from the exons ATGGCTGAAAATGAGAATATGCATGGGATTGATACAtctgaaagaaaaggaaagagacAAGTAAAATCAAGCAGCAAACATGTTTGGAATGCACAAAAAGATGCATGTTTAATTGATTGCTTGGTTAGGCTCGCTCAAAGTAGGCAATGGAAAGCTGATAATGGTCAATTTCGGGTGGGTTATTTGACTCAATTGGAGAAATGGATGCATGAGAAGTTACATGATTATAGCATCAAGGGCTCACCTCACATTGAGTCAAGAGTGAAACTGTGGAAAAGGCAATATCATGCCATTCAAGAAATGTTAGGCCCAAATGCAAGTGGGTTTGGTTggaatgataatgataaatgcATTACTTGTGATGCTGTAGTGTTCAATGATTGGGTAaag AGTCACCTGAGGCTCGTCAGTTTAAGGAATAAACCTTTTCCATTCTTAGAGGAGTTAAGAGCTTAA